One window of the Eucalyptus grandis isolate ANBG69807.140 chromosome 8, ASM1654582v1, whole genome shotgun sequence genome contains the following:
- the LOC104456594 gene encoding LOW QUALITY PROTEIN: nudix hydrolase 7 (The sequence of the model RefSeq protein was modified relative to this genomic sequence to represent the inferred CDS: substituted 2 bases at 2 genomic stop codons), which produces MTEHNDSGIEQIQLLDGCEDSYGGVRVEIKEDMDADVMKADVFASLLRASVSSWKQQGKKGVWIKLPIKCSHLVDIIVKEGFRYHHAESDYLMLVRWLPETQDTIPANASHRVGVGAFVLNDKREVLVVQEHSGRFQGTGVWKLPTGVVNEGEDICDAVVREVKEETGVSEEFYVVXKSXLSEAFHLRIPTKAVFFYDLQVDTKFVEVLCFRQSHKSFFTKSDLFFLCVLQPESSAIDKQNVEIEAAQWMPIEEYAAQPFVVGNKQFNFMANICLVKADHGYPGFSARATTTRGGKRNYIYCNKPEIVENFASLM; this is translated from the exons ATGACTGAACATAACGATAGTGGGATCGAGCAGATTCAACTGCTCGATGGGTGTGAGGATTCATATGGAGGAGTCAGGGTGGAGATCAAGGAGGATATGGATGCTGATGTCATGAAAGCTGATGTCTTTGCGTCTTTGCTCCGGGCTTCAGTATCAAGCTGGAAACAACAG GGGAAGAAGGGAGTGTGGATCAAATTGCCCATTAAATGTTCACATCTTGTTGACATTATAGTGAAG GAAGGATTTAGGTATCACCATGCTGAATCAGATTACTTGATGCTTGTCCGCTGGCTTCCTGAGACCCAGGATACTATTCCTGCTAATGCTTCACATAGGGTGGGCGTTGGTGCTTTCGTCTTGAATGATAAAAGAGAG GTGCTTGTAGTCCAAGAGCATAGTGGAAGGTTCCAAGGTACGGGTGTATGGAAACTCCCCACTGGAGTTGTGAACGAG GGTGAGGATATATGTGATGCAGTTGTCAGGGAAGTAAAGGAAGAGACCGGAGTAAGTGAAGAGTTTTATGTTGTGTAGAAAAGTTAATTATCTGAGGCATTTCACTTGAGAATTCCAACTAAAGCCGTATTCTTTTACGATCTACAGGTAGACACTAAATTTGTTGAAGTCCTTTGTTTCAG ACAGAGCCACAAATCATTCTTCACAAAGTCGGATTTGTTCTTCCTTTGCGTGCTTCAGCCAGAATCATCTGCTATTGATAAACAGAACGTAGAGATTGAGGCAGCCCAG TGGATGCCAATTGAGGAGTATGCAGCACAACCTTTTGTTGTTGGAAACAagcaattcaatttcatggcgAATATATGCTTGGTGAAGGCTGATCATGGCTACCCTGGTTTCAGTGCTCGGGCCACAACTACTAGGggtggaaaaaggaattacaTCTATTGCAATAAGCCTGAAATTGTGGAGAACTTTGCAAGTTTGATGTAA